In Chryseobacterium gleum, a single genomic region encodes these proteins:
- a CDS encoding type IV secretory system conjugative DNA transfer family protein: protein MQEQQHQIKIYGFLQKVVYAVVALDCASLFYLNADVPVVSNLLKNFSKMSFIYPPINAKFATVVLIGLVAVGTKAKKKRDLNIYTKIGIPIVLGLLMIFSSLIWQDEAGNRELPHIFPGLNFYQIIYAVLSFLGAVILQMGADSISKLMQQKMGKDRWNVEEESFDQNKELVNTDTSINIPYIFRYNNKTYEGYINIDPFRGTIVIGVPGSGKSFGVINPSIRQMIAKGFCLCIYDFKFPDLAQIAYYHYLLKKSRESDYNYSFHIINLNEVEKSRRVNPFHKKYIQTLAEAQEMAESMVSSLQKGGSSSGGGSEAFFTQSAINFLSSCVYFFATLENGKYSDLPHILSFMNRSYKEIFDTLFTNEEILSLLSPFKTAYDNKAFDQLEGQIGTLKIFLSRLATKESFWVFSGDEVELKITDKQNPSILILASDPSTQDINSALYSSILNRTLRQINSKHNLPGGIIGDEFPTIYIHKIDNIIATARSNKIAVLLGLQEIPQLRQFYKKEVADTISAIVGNVLSGSVRNKNTLDWLEKLFGKIKQKSYSQSISQQGTSTSINEKMDFMIPAGKIAALKTGEMVGMIAQGEENSSEEYKTSAIRGKINLDMKAIKEEEQNYVAMPNYYSFVDKKGNNRKEEVLMTNFRKINREVELIVNENIKD, encoded by the coding sequence ATGCAAGAACAACAACATCAAATTAAAATCTATGGATTCCTGCAAAAGGTGGTCTATGCTGTAGTTGCATTGGATTGTGCTTCGCTGTTTTATCTGAATGCTGATGTTCCTGTAGTTTCCAATTTATTGAAGAACTTCTCTAAAATGAGTTTCATTTATCCTCCCATCAATGCAAAATTTGCCACGGTGGTTTTGATTGGATTGGTTGCTGTTGGAACAAAAGCTAAGAAGAAGAGAGACCTTAATATATACACAAAGATTGGAATTCCAATAGTGTTAGGGTTATTGATGATTTTCTCATCCTTGATCTGGCAGGATGAAGCTGGAAATAGAGAGCTTCCGCATATCTTTCCGGGGCTTAATTTTTATCAAATCATCTATGCAGTTCTTTCTTTTTTAGGAGCAGTTATTCTTCAGATGGGAGCAGACAGTATTTCTAAATTGATGCAGCAGAAAATGGGAAAAGACCGATGGAATGTTGAAGAAGAATCTTTTGATCAAAACAAAGAACTTGTAAACACGGATACTTCTATCAATATCCCTTATATTTTTAGATATAATAACAAAACCTATGAAGGCTATATTAATATCGACCCTTTTAGAGGAACAATTGTAATCGGAGTACCTGGCTCTGGAAAATCATTTGGGGTTATTAATCCATCTATTAGACAAATGATTGCTAAAGGATTTTGTCTTTGCATTTACGATTTTAAGTTTCCTGACCTGGCGCAAATTGCTTATTATCATTACTTATTGAAAAAAAGTAGAGAATCAGATTACAATTACAGTTTTCATATTATCAATCTTAATGAAGTAGAAAAATCAAGAAGAGTAAATCCGTTCCATAAAAAGTACATTCAAACATTGGCTGAAGCTCAGGAAATGGCTGAATCTATGGTTTCTTCATTGCAAAAAGGAGGATCCAGCTCAGGAGGAGGTTCCGAAGCTTTTTTTACTCAATCGGCAATTAACTTTCTTTCATCTTGTGTCTACTTTTTTGCTACGTTGGAAAATGGGAAATATTCAGATCTGCCGCATATTCTATCTTTTATGAACCGCAGTTATAAAGAGATCTTTGATACACTTTTTACCAATGAAGAGATTCTTTCCTTGCTTTCACCATTCAAAACAGCCTATGACAACAAGGCTTTTGATCAGTTGGAAGGACAAATTGGAACTTTGAAAATCTTTCTTTCCCGATTGGCAACTAAAGAGAGTTTTTGGGTATTCTCAGGAGATGAAGTTGAGCTTAAAATAACAGATAAGCAAAATCCTTCAATTCTGATTTTAGCTTCTGATCCGAGCACACAGGACATTAATTCAGCCTTATACTCTTCAATTCTTAATAGGACCTTACGCCAAATCAATTCTAAACATAATTTACCTGGTGGAATTATTGGCGATGAATTCCCAACAATATACATTCATAAAATTGACAATATAATAGCAACAGCAAGAAGTAACAAGATAGCTGTTTTATTAGGGCTTCAGGAAATTCCACAGCTTCGACAGTTTTATAAAAAGGAAGTCGCGGATACTATTTCAGCGATTGTCGGAAATGTTCTTTCCGGTTCTGTAAGAAATAAAAATACCTTGGATTGGCTTGAAAAATTGTTCGGAAAAATTAAACAAAAGTCTTACTCCCAATCTATTTCGCAGCAAGGAACATCGACCAGCATCAATGAAAAAATGGACTTTATGATTCCTGCAGGAAAAATTGCTGCACTCAAAACCGGTGAAATGGTTGGAATGATTGCGCAAGGAGAAGAGAACAGTAGTGAGGAATATAAAACTTCTGCAATAAGAGGAAAAATCAATCTTGATATGAAAGCTATCAAGGAGGAAGAACAAAACTATGTAGCTATGCCTAATTACTATTCATTCGTCGATAAAAAGGGCAATAATCGTAAAGAAGAAGTTCTGATGACCAATTTTAGAAAAATAAATAGAGAGGTGGAACTCATCGTAAACGAAAATATTAAAGATTAA
- a CDS encoding Eco57I restriction-modification methylase domain-containing protein — MSLDSSNFKDDISVINGSKNELVVFEKETDTLSFLELLKLNNQNNNRTLVTLNSASNTNKFLNRFKDFDGKIFLCLEASRIGDAATLKILMELKLKNKNIKDIRSMYEVSQTANKNLNEYLQNKLNLQNKNINLVEPKKSEDAEVIIRPTRISDTQHLGSKFSERNSGESLQRSQSEQNGDYSGGQTLGSNDAGNGLEKSERNDLGNTGRESIDRAQPENVEENEDRKHSLDGILSGRIVSDRIERRVDDSKNIEELNSLISKYKGQKLTNEQVAEVVSAACFVSEDRKITLHPNVEISDDVKNICNQYKSGGTAKEGRGILDEYYTDSKIVEAIRNLIKDQFKNQKEISALEPSVGTGSFLYAIKDLSVKINVTAFEINDTTAKIAKIFHPEADINLRSFETEFINEKGQKTDANDYNEKYDLVIGNPPYGEHRGLYKGLGEEPKISKYEDYFFKRSLDSLKLNGVLAMVLPSGWLNRQKKLENVEIMKAYRLPSGAFAGTQIETDIIILKKSSVKITEDISDYFEKNPENILGEIRKKSNRFGRMEQYVHGNLDNALHILHRLQNKNETERIGNLFEDFIPENTEPENKNTVNDKTEIDNETESGVALNDVTDKITEVLSSLKEIKFKSPAIVKEIEKYSKLKEQIEKDAQSFNSKELKEVFDKSEKIIQTQKRKDSEYRTQTKPEIKKGVLKYLFFKSDEVLNTSLQNSSSISKEQIDAFRDTNYDGTLNNYGKHYQFANFIDGKWMHDFYYAEGNIYAKLEQLEKDFADKYAVGGTEDQYDKQMNLLLSVVPIPKSLDDISISPNHEFVHKFALGQVEKEKYNPNSKLVETVIVDYNLAEKFKDFVGDLSSDAFAGSSAWEVKSFVDNETVTGSDKERNALVRERRKAAANDLFQKFIREELSDELRERFVKEFNRNFNSIYVPDYSKFPLFSKIYQNFKGKELRLTEVQKAGIGRLTTKGVGLLAHEVGFGKTLSGILSMHEAMERGNAKRPLIVVPNDSILKQWIETIFETVPKAKLNVLGNLGKDYDLSKFDNRDGEITIVTYEGFNNIGFSENITQDLAAKFSYISESELRSVNSISERDFQIELEKERELEGKMKRGKIHDWEDFGFDHLTFDEVHNANHIVGKVRIEDRRFASDFRSQNQQTSKLGINTWMASQYIQDKYNGRNVTLLSATPFTNKPLEYYSILSLIANKRLEESGYFNVNNFFETFMEADTDMEIDAIGDVKFKANVRRFKNNSLFQQLLSEFIDIKGEDDNPELIRPTKINKEYKIEQNDLTQEQYDLLKENFEETQKGAILTHILNARLIAISPYLSPYYDGELPSVKEFIENSPKLIDTMNLIRQNRNDIPDAGQIIYSELAVSEFPKIKEYLVIEVGYKPEEVGVITGATSKPNRLKIQDDFNSGKIKIIIGSEAIQEGMNLQENTTDLYMLSLPYNFTTLRQVEGRAWRQGNKFENVRINFMLTNDSIDVFMLQKLQSKQARYLEAMKKGANVLDISDISTQELKTSIITDPETRANIEIELLKKKIEIEKNKHLADIAFVLRKHNDFLKVKEMVTKAEESYNRILGYSKNVDGNTDYWKNQLPSYQKTIDLAKAEVQKTVELLAEKGVNVAEIEVQSKSTEDKIVEFDKKLENLPEIRSKLVIQYKIEKEEQMKINKHRDYVRERTIDNRILYNSFLAVSSNNNVEKVSVINRKR; from the coding sequence ATGTCATTGGATTCTTCAAATTTTAAAGATGATATTTCTGTTATCAATGGAAGCAAGAATGAGCTTGTTGTATTTGAAAAGGAAACTGATACGCTCTCATTTCTCGAATTATTGAAGTTGAATAATCAAAACAATAACAGAACTCTTGTTACACTTAATTCTGCGAGTAATACTAATAAATTTCTCAACCGATTTAAAGATTTTGATGGGAAAATATTTTTATGTTTGGAAGCAAGCAGAATAGGGGATGCTGCAACGCTTAAAATTTTAATGGAATTGAAGCTGAAGAATAAGAATATTAAAGATATCCGAAGTATGTATGAGGTATCCCAAACCGCAAATAAGAATCTGAATGAATATCTACAAAACAAATTAAATCTTCAGAATAAAAATATTAATTTAGTTGAACCAAAAAAATCAGAGGATGCAGAAGTTATCATTAGACCAACAAGAATTTCCGACACTCAGCACTTGGGATCCAAATTTTCTGAACGAAATTCTGGAGAGTCTCTCCAAAGAAGCCAATCCGAACAAAACGGAGATTACTCAGGAGGACAAACTTTGGGCAGCAACGATGCTGGAAATGGACTTGAAAAGTCAGAACGGAACGATCTTGGAAACACAGGAAGAGAATCCATTGACAGAGCACAACCTGAAAATGTTGAAGAAAATGAAGACAGAAAACATTCCTTGGACGGAATCCTATCCGGGAGAATTGTATCCGATAGAATCGAAAGAAGAGTAGATGATTCCAAAAATATTGAGGAATTAAATTCTCTTATTTCAAAATATAAAGGTCAAAAACTGACCAATGAACAAGTTGCAGAAGTAGTTTCTGCAGCTTGTTTTGTTTCCGAGGATAGAAAAATTACTTTACATCCAAATGTTGAGATTTCTGACGATGTAAAAAATATTTGCAATCAATACAAAAGTGGTGGTACTGCGAAGGAAGGGCGTGGAATCCTTGATGAATATTACACGGATTCAAAGATTGTGGAGGCAATTCGCAATCTTATAAAAGACCAATTCAAAAATCAAAAAGAGATTTCAGCTCTAGAGCCAAGCGTAGGAACCGGAAGTTTTCTTTATGCTATAAAAGATCTCTCTGTAAAAATAAATGTTACAGCTTTTGAAATCAATGATACTACAGCTAAAATTGCCAAAATTTTCCATCCTGAAGCTGACATCAATCTGCGCTCGTTTGAAACTGAATTTATTAATGAAAAAGGTCAAAAAACTGACGCAAATGACTATAATGAAAAGTATGACTTGGTTATTGGGAATCCGCCTTATGGAGAACATCGAGGTCTATACAAAGGATTAGGGGAAGAACCCAAAATTAGTAAGTACGAAGATTATTTTTTCAAACGTTCTTTAGATTCTTTGAAATTAAATGGTGTTTTGGCAATGGTACTTCCTTCAGGTTGGCTGAACAGGCAGAAGAAATTAGAAAATGTAGAGATTATGAAAGCCTACAGATTACCTTCAGGGGCTTTTGCCGGAACTCAGATCGAAACTGACATTATTATCCTTAAAAAATCATCGGTAAAAATCACTGAGGATATATCTGATTATTTTGAAAAGAACCCAGAAAATATCTTAGGAGAAATTCGGAAAAAAAGCAATCGTTTTGGGAGAATGGAGCAATATGTCCACGGCAATTTGGATAATGCTTTACATATTCTGCACCGGCTTCAAAACAAAAATGAGACAGAAAGAATTGGAAATCTGTTTGAAGATTTTATTCCAGAGAATACTGAACCGGAAAACAAAAATACAGTCAATGATAAAACGGAAATAGATAATGAAACCGAAAGCGGAGTAGCACTGAATGATGTTACAGACAAAATCACTGAAGTTCTTTCATCCTTAAAGGAAATCAAATTTAAATCTCCGGCTATTGTCAAAGAAATTGAGAAATATTCCAAGCTCAAAGAACAGATAGAAAAAGATGCTCAATCTTTTAATTCCAAAGAGCTAAAGGAGGTTTTTGATAAATCCGAAAAAATAATTCAAACTCAAAAAAGGAAAGACTCAGAATATAGAACTCAGACAAAACCGGAAATCAAAAAAGGGGTTTTAAAATATCTGTTTTTCAAATCTGATGAAGTTCTAAATACTTCTCTTCAAAATAGCAGTTCAATTTCCAAAGAACAAATTGATGCTTTTCGTGATACCAATTATGACGGGACTTTGAATAATTATGGTAAACACTATCAATTTGCCAATTTTATTGATGGAAAGTGGATGCACGATTTTTATTATGCAGAAGGAAATATTTATGCAAAGCTGGAGCAGTTAGAAAAAGATTTTGCTGATAAGTATGCTGTTGGCGGAACAGAAGATCAGTATGATAAGCAAATGAATCTGCTTCTTAGTGTTGTACCAATTCCTAAATCTTTGGATGACATATCCATTAGTCCCAATCACGAATTTGTACACAAGTTTGCACTTGGTCAAGTAGAAAAAGAGAAATATAACCCAAATTCAAAACTGGTCGAAACTGTAATTGTAGATTACAATCTTGCAGAAAAGTTTAAAGATTTTGTAGGAGATTTATCAAGTGATGCGTTTGCAGGTTCTTCAGCTTGGGAGGTCAAAAGTTTCGTAGATAATGAAACAGTTACTGGAAGTGACAAGGAACGAAATGCTTTGGTTCGTGAAAGGCGTAAAGCTGCAGCTAATGATCTGTTTCAAAAATTCATTCGTGAAGAATTATCTGATGAATTGAGAGAACGTTTTGTAAAAGAATTTAATAGAAACTTCAATAGCATTTACGTTCCGGATTATTCCAAATTCCCATTGTTTTCGAAAATCTATCAGAATTTTAAAGGAAAAGAACTTAGATTGACTGAAGTTCAAAAAGCGGGAATCGGAAGATTAACAACAAAGGGAGTTGGGTTGCTTGCTCACGAAGTTGGTTTTGGAAAAACACTTTCTGGAATATTGTCAATGCACGAAGCGATGGAGCGTGGAAACGCTAAAAGACCTTTGATTGTTGTACCCAACGACAGTATTTTAAAACAATGGATAGAAACAATTTTTGAAACTGTTCCGAAGGCAAAACTAAATGTGCTGGGCAATCTTGGAAAGGATTATGATCTTTCCAAATTTGATAACAGAGATGGAGAAATCACAATCGTTACTTATGAAGGTTTTAACAATATTGGTTTTTCAGAAAATATTACTCAAGATTTAGCCGCAAAGTTTTCGTACATCTCAGAGAGTGAACTAAGAAGTGTGAACTCCATCAGCGAGCGAGATTTTCAGATAGAATTAGAAAAAGAGAGGGAGCTGGAGGGCAAAATGAAACGTGGAAAAATCCACGACTGGGAAGATTTTGGTTTTGATCATCTAACTTTTGATGAAGTTCACAACGCCAATCATATTGTGGGAAAAGTAAGAATTGAGGATCGAAGATTTGCATCCGATTTTAGAAGCCAAAATCAACAGACTTCCAAACTTGGGATCAATACTTGGATGGCTTCGCAATATATACAGGATAAATACAATGGCAGAAATGTTACGTTACTTTCAGCTACGCCTTTTACCAATAAGCCTCTGGAGTATTATTCAATTCTTTCATTGATTGCCAATAAGAGGTTGGAAGAATCTGGCTACTTTAATGTCAACAACTTCTTTGAAACCTTTATGGAGGCGGATACTGATATGGAAATTGATGCTATAGGAGATGTAAAGTTCAAGGCCAATGTTCGGAGGTTTAAAAATAATTCTTTGTTTCAACAGCTTTTGTCTGAGTTTATTGATATAAAAGGAGAAGATGATAACCCTGAACTGATTCGTCCTACGAAAATCAATAAAGAGTATAAAATTGAGCAGAATGATTTAACTCAAGAACAGTATGATTTACTGAAAGAAAATTTTGAAGAAACTCAAAAGGGAGCAATTTTAACTCACATACTAAATGCGAGGCTTATTGCAATTTCACCATATCTGTCACCATATTATGATGGAGAATTACCTTCAGTAAAAGAATTTATTGAAAATTCTCCAAAGCTTATTGATACAATGAATCTGATACGGCAGAATAGAAATGATATTCCCGATGCAGGCCAGATCATTTATTCTGAGTTAGCAGTTTCAGAGTTCCCTAAAATTAAGGAGTATCTTGTAATAGAAGTTGGTTATAAACCAGAAGAAGTGGGTGTCATTACAGGAGCAACGAGCAAACCAAACAGATTGAAAATTCAGGATGATTTTAATTCCGGAAAAATTAAAATCATCATTGGCAGTGAAGCCATTCAGGAAGGAATGAACCTTCAGGAAAATACGACCGATCTGTATATGCTTTCTCTTCCCTATAATTTTACAACCTTGAGACAAGTTGAAGGTCGTGCTTGGAGACAGGGCAACAAGTTTGAAAACGTGAGAATCAATTTTATGCTCACTAATGATAGTATCGATGTGTTTATGCTACAAAAGTTACAGTCTAAACAAGCAAGATATTTAGAAGCGATGAAGAAAGGAGCGAATGTATTAGATATTTCTGACATAAGTACCCAAGAACTCAAGACCTCTATTATTACTGATCCGGAAACGAGAGCAAATATTGAAATAGAACTCTTAAAGAAGAAAATTGAAATTGAAAAAAATAAACATCTTGCAGACATTGCATTTGTACTCAGAAAACACAATGACTTCCTAAAAGTAAAGGAGATGGTCACCAAAGCTGAAGAGTCATATAACAGAATCTTAGGTTATTCTAAAAATGTTGATGGAAATACTGATTACTGGAAAAATCAACTTCCATCTTATCAGAAAACGATTGACTTGGCTAAAGCTGAAGTTCAAAAAACAGTAGAATTATTAGCTGAAAAAGGAGTTAATGTTGCAGAAATAGAAGTTCAATCCAAAAGTACAGAAGATAAAATTGTAGAGTTTGATAAGAAACTTGAAAATCTTCCTGAAATTAGAAGTAAATTGGTAATTCAATACAAAATTGAAAAAGAGGAACAAATGAAAATTAATAAGCATAGAGACTATGTAAGAGAAAGAACCATTGATAATCGTATTTTGTATAATAGTTTCTTAGCAGTAAGCTCCAATAATAATGTTGAAAAGGTTTCTGTCATAAACAGAAAGAGGTAA
- a CDS encoding metallophosphoesterase family protein, protein MKIALFSDIHANLPALEAFFADVEKRNPDSIYCLGDLVGYNIWPNEVVNEIRKRKIPTIAGNYDFGIGRMSNECGCAYKTEAEKDNGNISISFTNSLMRDDERAYLRTLPAHIKVEFKLNEDKLNLLLVHGSPRKINEYLFEDREEKSMLRIMEQADADIMCFGHTHKPYHRVLNSGVDGENHFRHAVNIGSVGKPKDNDIRGGYAMLTINENSSVLNKESISVEFIRFDYDFEKAAKAVEDSPLPNEYAENLRRGY, encoded by the coding sequence ATGAAAATTGCATTATTCAGCGACATTCACGCTAATCTCCCAGCATTAGAAGCATTCTTTGCAGATGTTGAAAAAAGAAATCCCGACAGCATTTATTGCTTGGGAGATTTAGTAGGTTACAATATCTGGCCAAACGAAGTGGTCAATGAAATTCGTAAAAGAAAAATACCAACTATTGCAGGCAACTACGATTTTGGCATTGGGAGAATGAGCAATGAATGTGGTTGCGCCTACAAAACGGAGGCTGAGAAGGACAACGGAAACATTTCTATATCTTTTACCAATTCATTGATGAGAGATGATGAGAGGGCTTACCTGCGCACACTTCCAGCACATATAAAAGTAGAATTCAAATTGAACGAAGATAAACTAAACCTGCTTTTGGTACACGGGAGTCCGAGAAAAATAAACGAATATCTCTTCGAAGACCGTGAGGAAAAAAGTATGCTTCGTATTATGGAACAAGCCGATGCCGACATTATGTGTTTCGGACATACGCACAAGCCCTATCACAGAGTTTTAAATTCGGGTGTTGATGGTGAAAATCATTTCCGCCACGCAGTGAATATCGGTTCCGTTGGTAAGCCAAAAGACAACGATATAAGAGGTGGTTATGCGATGTTGACAATTAATGAAAACAGTTCTGTTTTGAACAAAGAAAGCATCAGTGTAGAATTTATCCGTTTCGACTATGACTTTGAAAAAGCTGCAAAGGCTGTGGAAGACAGCCCTCTTCCAAACGAGTACGCAGAGAATCTAAGACGTGGCTATTAA
- a CDS encoding ArsR/SmtB family transcription factor, translated as MGATKTEHFTDKQNQIATIAKALGHPARIAIIEYLMKVNECICGDIVNELPLAQPTVSQHLKELKNAGIIKGNISGNAICYCIDEKTIEILNTYFSAIVQTVTKSKCC; from the coding sequence ATGGGGGCAACTAAGACTGAGCATTTTACGGACAAACAAAACCAAATTGCAACAATTGCAAAAGCATTAGGACATCCTGCGCGAATAGCAATTATCGAGTATTTGATGAAAGTCAATGAGTGCATCTGTGGAGATATCGTGAACGAATTGCCTTTAGCCCAACCAACAGTTTCTCAGCATTTAAAAGAATTGAAAAACGCAGGAATTATAAAAGGTAACATTTCTGGAAACGCTATCTGCTATTGTATAGACGAAAAGACAATAGAAATTCTAAACACTTATTTTTCAGCTATAGTACAAACTGTGACCAAATCAAAATGCTGTTAA
- a CDS encoding M23 family metallopeptidase — MKNIITVLFLGCYSLVFTQFNTLTPKKVTSNEILKEQQSFQKQSTFKIEKEQKSIINRLFNAPTKKNLKKEIDSLKTLMLRYNVSRIEESKADSKIDNDSLLQNYKKQSTNLENSNTEKRIKKFDFVNEEESISKISMPLNNRMMVTSPFGWRVHPIFGANKLHNGADFKANYENVYAVLDGVVIASGWDLGGGGNYIKIRHSNSFITSYLHLSEMYYKAGEFVKAGFIIAKSGNTGNSTGAHLHFSVTENGKYINPIRFLNDLINANNLIANYYESRANSYNQH; from the coding sequence ATGAAAAATATAATAACAGTGCTGTTTTTAGGTTGCTATTCGTTGGTTTTTACACAGTTCAATACACTGACTCCTAAAAAGGTTACATCCAACGAGATTCTTAAAGAACAACAAAGTTTTCAGAAGCAATCTACCTTCAAAATAGAAAAGGAGCAAAAAAGCATTATTAACAGACTTTTCAATGCTCCAACTAAAAAAAATCTGAAAAAGGAGATTGATTCTCTGAAGACATTAATGCTTCGTTACAATGTATCAAGAATTGAGGAAAGTAAGGCAGACTCAAAAATCGATAATGACTCACTCTTACAAAACTATAAAAAGCAATCAACAAATCTGGAAAATTCAAATACAGAAAAGCGTATTAAAAAGTTTGATTTCGTTAATGAAGAGGAATCTATCTCAAAAATAAGTATGCCACTTAACAATAGGATGATGGTTACTTCTCCTTTCGGATGGCGGGTTCATCCTATTTTTGGAGCTAATAAATTACACAACGGTGCAGATTTTAAAGCCAACTATGAAAATGTATATGCTGTTTTAGATGGAGTTGTAATTGCATCGGGTTGGGATTTAGGTGGAGGAGGGAATTATATTAAAATCAGGCATTCTAATTCATTTATAACCTCATATCTCCACCTTTCAGAAATGTATTACAAAGCTGGAGAATTTGTAAAAGCCGGATTCATCATTGCAAAAAGTGGGAATACCGGAAATTCTACCGGCGCGCATCTTCATTTTTCAGTGACAGAAAATGGAAAATACATTAACCCCATCCGATTTCTAAATGATCTTATTAATGCCAATAATTTAATTGCCAACTACTATGAATCACGAGCAAACTCATACAACCAACATTAA
- a CDS encoding DUF6428 family protein, whose translation MKLSEVKQILPTLENVEFQLENGTFVPEHFHVTEVGMINKNFIDCGSVIRSEKVVNFQLWNADDFEHRLKPNKLLNIIKLSEDKLGIEDFDIEVEYQSDTIGKYDLEFNGKTFILKSKTTACLAQDACGIPSEKEKNNLIELGVNQNNSCPPNSGCC comes from the coding sequence ATGAAATTATCAGAAGTAAAACAAATTTTGCCAACATTAGAAAATGTTGAATTTCAATTAGAAAATGGAACTTTTGTTCCGGAACATTTTCACGTTACAGAAGTAGGAATGATTAATAAAAACTTCATTGATTGTGGCAGTGTCATTCGTTCAGAGAAGGTTGTGAATTTTCAACTTTGGAATGCAGACGATTTTGAACATCGTTTAAAGCCTAACAAGTTACTCAACATTATCAAACTCTCTGAGGATAAATTGGGAATCGAGGATTTTGATATTGAAGTTGAGTATCAAAGTGATACTATTGGAAAATACGATTTAGAATTTAATGGGAAAACATTTATTCTAAAAAGTAAGACTACTGCTTGTTTAGCACAAGACGCTTGTGGAATCCCATCAGAAAAAGAAAAAAATAATCTAATTGAACTTGGTGTAAATCAAAACAATTCTTGTCCGCCAAATTCTGGATGTTGCTAA
- the gcvH gene encoding glycine cleavage system protein GcvH, which translates to MEFPNDLKYSKEHTWISIQDNTGTIGITEFAQSELGEIVYANLPNIGYSFQQDEVFGSVEAVKTVSDLFMPVSGKIIETNQLLLEEPTLINSESFGNGWLIKIEIKDITELEKLLTSNQYRELTN; encoded by the coding sequence ATGGAATTTCCAAATGATTTAAAATATTCAAAAGAACATACGTGGATAAGCATACAGGACAACACAGGTACAATAGGTATCACAGAATTTGCACAAAGTGAATTGGGCGAAATCGTATATGCAAATTTACCAAACATTGGATATAGTTTTCAGCAGGACGAAGTATTCGGTTCTGTTGAAGCGGTTAAAACGGTCAGTGATTTATTTATGCCAGTATCGGGTAAAATCATTGAAACGAACCAACTCTTATTAGAAGAGCCAACACTAATCAATTCAGAATCTTTTGGAAACGGTTGGCTGATAAAAATTGAAATCAAAGATATTACAGAATTAGAAAAATTATTGACATCAAACCAATATAGAGAACTTACAAATTAG
- a CDS encoding GNAT family N-acetyltransferase, with the protein MKIKPITKDNFSELVEIYSQGLATNIATFQNDLPLWQDWDKGHLDFCRISIYENNEMLGWTALSPVSNRCVYSGLAEVSIYVATIARGKGIGEMLLNELIKQSELNEIWTLQSGIFAENRGSIKLHEKCGFRIVGYREKIGKKNGVWKDNILMEYRSKIVGID; encoded by the coding sequence ATGAAAATAAAGCCGATTACCAAAGACAATTTTTCAGAACTGGTAGAAATCTATAGTCAGGGATTAGCGACTAATATCGCTACTTTTCAAAATGATTTGCCCCTATGGCAAGATTGGGATAAAGGACACCTTGATTTTTGCAGGATTAGTATATATGAAAATAACGAAATGCTTGGTTGGACTGCATTATCTCCTGTCTCCAACAGATGTGTTTATTCGGGTTTAGCAGAAGTAAGTATTTATGTTGCAACAATTGCAAGAGGAAAAGGGATTGGTGAAATGTTGTTGAATGAATTGATTAAGCAGAGTGAGTTAAATGAAATATGGACATTACAATCTGGGATATTTGCAGAAAACAGAGGTAGTATAAAATTGCACGAGAAATGTGGTTTTAGAATAGTTGGCTACAGAGAAAAAATTGGAAAGAAGAATGGGGTTTGGAAAGACAATATATTAATGGAGTACAGAAGTAAGATTGTCGGAATCGATTAA